The Burkholderia pyrrocinia genome has a segment encoding these proteins:
- a CDS encoding GlxA family transcriptional regulator, whose protein sequence is MPAAPRSILILAFPRAQLLDVSGPLQVFASVNELALERGQPAPYAPRVVAADAGPIETSSGLVVMAESLRSAARRPDTVIVAGGKGVHAASQDARLVRWVRQQAARARRVASVCTGAFLLAEAGLLDGRRAVTHWARCDEFAARYPNVRVEADPIFIREGALWTSAGVTAGIDLALALVEEDLGRATALDAARELVVFLKRPGGQAQFSAMLSMQRTDDRFGELHAWMAEHLAADLSVPALAERVRMSERSFVRHYRAGTGRTPARAVEQIRVEAAQRLLGETTWPVKRIAARCGFGSEETLRRSFVRVLGVSPQAYRERFVR, encoded by the coding sequence ATGCCTGCCGCCCCGCGCTCGATCCTGATCCTCGCATTCCCTCGCGCGCAATTGCTCGACGTGTCGGGGCCGCTGCAGGTGTTCGCGTCCGTCAACGAACTCGCGCTGGAGCGCGGGCAGCCGGCGCCTTATGCGCCGCGCGTCGTCGCGGCCGACGCCGGGCCCATCGAGACGTCGTCGGGCCTCGTCGTGATGGCCGAGTCGCTGCGCTCGGCCGCGCGCCGTCCCGATACGGTGATCGTTGCGGGCGGCAAGGGCGTGCACGCGGCATCGCAGGATGCCCGGCTGGTGCGCTGGGTGCGGCAGCAGGCGGCGCGCGCGCGGCGCGTTGCGTCGGTCTGCACCGGCGCGTTCCTGCTCGCCGAGGCCGGCCTGCTCGACGGACGGCGCGCGGTCACGCACTGGGCGCGCTGCGACGAATTCGCGGCACGCTACCCGAACGTGCGCGTCGAAGCCGATCCGATCTTCATCCGCGAAGGCGCGCTGTGGACGTCGGCCGGCGTGACGGCAGGCATCGATCTTGCGCTCGCGCTGGTCGAGGAGGATCTCGGGCGCGCGACCGCGCTCGACGCCGCGCGCGAACTCGTCGTGTTCCTGAAGCGTCCGGGCGGACAGGCGCAGTTCAGCGCGATGCTGTCGATGCAGCGCACCGACGACCGGTTCGGCGAACTGCATGCGTGGATGGCCGAGCACCTGGCGGCCGACCTGTCGGTGCCCGCGCTGGCCGAGCGCGTGCGCATGAGCGAGCGCAGCTTCGTGCGCCACTATCGCGCGGGAACCGGCCGCACGCCCGCGCGCGCGGTCGAGCAGATCCGCGTCGAGGCCGCGCAGCGCCTGCTCGGCGAAACGACATGGCCCGTCAAGCGGATCGCCGCGCGATGCGGATTCGGTTCGGAGGAGACGTTGCGGCGCAGCTTCGTGCGTGTGCTGGGCGTGTCGCCGCAGGCGTATCGGGAGCGGTTCGTGCGGTAG
- a CDS encoding LysR family transcriptional regulator: MDRIQAMEVFTRVVDANSFTRAADTLAMPRASVTTIIQNLEALLGVRLMHRTTRRLSLTPEGAAYYEHCMKIIAEIAEADASFQTGNRKPSGVLRVHMPSSLGRRIVLPSLSIFRQRYPDITLELGLSDRYVDPVEEGIDCMIRVGPLEDSSMVARRIGMLKRVTCASPDYVARHGEPHEIADLADHHAVNFRASHGARAIPWVFMIDGKPVEVRMSGEVTVNDSDAYVTCGLEGFGMIQPTLFMVLPNLLDGSLVEVLPDCNPKPKPISIVYPHNRHLSQKVRVFADWIAEVFESTPALEGGENWRGKVLAHAAKLERGSVAA; encoded by the coding sequence ATGGACCGAATCCAGGCAATGGAAGTTTTTACCCGTGTGGTCGACGCGAACAGCTTTACGCGCGCGGCCGACACGCTCGCGATGCCGCGCGCGTCGGTCACGACCATCATCCAGAATCTCGAGGCGCTGCTCGGCGTGCGCCTGATGCACCGGACGACGCGCCGGCTGTCGCTGACGCCGGAAGGCGCCGCGTACTACGAGCATTGCATGAAGATCATCGCGGAGATCGCGGAAGCCGACGCGAGCTTCCAGACCGGCAACCGCAAGCCGAGCGGCGTGCTGCGCGTCCACATGCCGAGCTCGCTCGGGCGGCGCATCGTGCTGCCGTCGCTGTCGATTTTCCGGCAGCGCTATCCGGACATCACGCTCGAGCTGGGGCTTTCCGATCGCTACGTGGATCCGGTCGAGGAGGGCATCGACTGCATGATCCGGGTCGGGCCGCTCGAGGATTCGTCGATGGTCGCGCGGCGCATCGGGATGCTGAAGCGCGTGACCTGCGCGTCGCCCGATTACGTCGCGCGTCACGGCGAGCCGCACGAGATTGCGGATCTCGCCGACCATCATGCGGTGAATTTTCGTGCGAGCCACGGCGCGCGTGCGATTCCGTGGGTGTTCATGATCGACGGCAAGCCGGTCGAGGTACGGATGAGCGGCGAAGTCACGGTCAACGATTCGGATGCCTACGTGACGTGCGGGCTCGAAGGGTTCGGGATGATCCAGCCGACGCTGTTCATGGTGCTGCCGAACCTGCTCGACGGGTCGCTGGTCGAGGTGCTGCCCGACTGCAATCCGAAGCCGAAGCCGATCTCGATCGTCTATCCGCACAACCGCCATTTGTCGCAGAAGGTGCGCGTGTTCGCCGACTGGATCGCGGAGGTGTTCGAGTCGACACCGGCGCTGGAGGGCGGCGAGAACTGGCGCGGGAAGGTGCTTGCGCATGCGGCGAAGCTGGAGAGAGGGTCGGTGGCGGCGTGA